In the Burkholderia glumae LMG 2196 = ATCC 33617 genome, one interval contains:
- a CDS encoding FMN-dependent NADH-azoreductase, with protein MKLLLLNASPFGEASHAYGLARETVDALRRQEAADGREFTLIERDLAATPLPPITPAYASAITSRTPDAAQFALSEELVLEIEATDCLVIATPMHNFTVPAALKLWIDYVLRINRTFAGTPEGKVGLMQDRPTFVIVGSGGIHSGPNARQTDFLTPYLGYALGTIGIRNVRFFLLQGLVMGEAAVQAELARERAALRRCVPFSALPASDSGQPAAAS; from the coding sequence ATGAAGCTGCTGCTGCTCAATGCGAGCCCGTTCGGCGAGGCGAGCCACGCCTACGGGCTCGCGCGCGAGACGGTGGACGCGCTGCGCCGCCAGGAGGCCGCCGATGGCCGCGAATTCACGCTGATCGAGCGCGACCTGGCGGCCACGCCGCTGCCGCCCATCACGCCCGCCTACGCGAGCGCGATCACCTCGCGCACGCCCGATGCCGCGCAGTTCGCGCTGTCGGAGGAACTGGTGCTCGAGATCGAGGCAACCGACTGCCTCGTGATCGCCACACCGATGCACAACTTCACCGTGCCGGCCGCGCTCAAGCTCTGGATCGACTACGTGCTGCGAATCAACCGCACGTTCGCGGGTACGCCGGAAGGCAAGGTGGGGCTGATGCAGGACCGGCCGACCTTCGTGATCGTGGGCTCGGGCGGCATACACAGCGGCCCGAACGCGCGCCAGACCGATTTCCTCACGCCCTACCTCGGCTACGCGCTCGGCACGATCGGGATCCGCAACGTGCGTTTCTTCCTGCTGCAAGGGCTGGTGATGGGCGAGGCGGCGGTGCAGGCCGAACTCGCGCGCGAACGCGCCGCGCTGCGCCGCTGCGTGCCGTTCTCGGCGCTGCCCGCGAGCGACTCCGGGCAGCCGGCCGCGGCCAGCTGA
- a CDS encoding LysR family transcriptional regulator, producing the protein MESARILKYFLAVADAGSVTGAAERLGLAQPALSQAITRFERELGVRLFSRTRRGAALTAAGEAIVDDLRLSMARIEAAERRARDIGAQRGGRLTIGFASAALFELMPRAIAALRDEVPNVELTLREMSNAEQAGALESGEIDIGLLHTPVAVRGRMHEKLIARERLQAVVHESHPLGADGRLALADLARLGLVWFPQEQLPAIRAGILSAFRKAGCETSVVQDANRSLTVLACVAAGCGASLLPRSVQALRFSGVRVCELRDGAALPFFELSAVWPKRSRPTLADRFAALLEQDDAPADGRAGANTGGRRDDQPAAPGGGSAKPAARRPGRGTHRQR; encoded by the coding sequence ATGGAATCCGCCCGCATCCTCAAGTACTTCCTGGCCGTGGCCGACGCCGGCAGCGTGACCGGCGCGGCCGAGCGGCTCGGGCTCGCGCAGCCGGCGCTGAGCCAGGCCATCACGCGCTTCGAGCGCGAGCTCGGCGTGCGCCTGTTCTCGCGCACGCGCCGCGGCGCGGCCCTGACGGCCGCCGGCGAGGCGATCGTCGACGACCTGCGCCTGAGCATGGCGCGCATCGAGGCAGCCGAGCGGCGCGCGCGCGATATCGGCGCGCAGCGCGGCGGGCGGCTCACGATCGGCTTCGCCTCGGCCGCGCTGTTCGAGCTCATGCCGAGGGCGATTGCCGCGCTGCGTGACGAGGTGCCGAACGTCGAGCTGACGCTGCGCGAGATGAGCAATGCCGAGCAGGCCGGCGCGCTCGAATCGGGCGAGATCGACATCGGCCTGCTGCATACGCCGGTGGCGGTCCGCGGGCGCATGCACGAGAAGCTGATCGCACGCGAGCGGCTGCAGGCGGTGGTACACGAATCGCATCCGCTCGGCGCGGACGGCCGGCTCGCGCTGGCCGATCTCGCCCGCCTCGGCCTCGTCTGGTTCCCGCAGGAGCAGTTGCCGGCGATCCGCGCCGGCATCCTGAGCGCGTTCCGCAAGGCCGGCTGCGAGACCAGCGTGGTGCAGGACGCGAACCGCTCGCTGACGGTGCTGGCCTGCGTCGCGGCAGGCTGCGGCGCCTCGCTGCTGCCGCGTTCGGTGCAGGCGCTGCGCTTTTCGGGGGTGCGCGTCTGCGAGCTGCGCGACGGCGCCGCGCTGCCGTTCTTCGAACTCAGCGCGGTATGGCCCAAGCGGTCGCGGCCGACCCTGGCGGACCGCTTCGCGGCCCTGCTCGAGCAGGACGACGCCCCAGCGGACGGGCGGGCGGGAGCGAACACGGGCGGGCGGCGGGACGACCAGCCCGCCGCGCCGGGCGGCGGCTCGGCGAAGCCCGCGGCCCGGCGCCCGGGCCGCGGCACGCACCGGCAGCGGTGA
- a CDS encoding PLP-dependent aminotransferase family protein, whose product MTHRDRDLKLDIDRRLQLPIYLQICERFKLAIRAGHLRPGDRVPAVRGLATELNTARGTIETAYRILIDEGYLQVRGAAGTYVSPSLPQAALRGAARASRASAAAPKDKPAAADPGRPPGERGSEPLPLQPGLPALDAFPRKVWSRLVAYRLRRAETASLAYPDPRGYLLLREKIATYLGLSRGVACTPDQVFVTGGYRATLELVLRALAAPGERMWFEDPGYLLARRFLVDAGMELVPVPVDAEGLMVERGAALAPEARFAVVTPSHQSPLGVTLSLSRRMALLDWASRAGSWVIEDDYDSEFRYAGRPLPALKSLDRHDRVIYCGTFSKVMVPGLRLAYVVVPERATARLLRICQTMNAASPYLLQAGVADFIAQGHFARHLKRMRALYAERRGLMVEALRDAFGARLRIDVPPGGMHLAIGFEGAAAIDDLDFAARARAAGLGVSALSEWYANSRAKQTRRGAVLGFANVIDREAAQRYARALRQVYDA is encoded by the coding sequence ATGACCCACCGCGACCGCGACCTGAAGCTCGACATCGACCGGCGCCTGCAGTTGCCCATCTACCTGCAGATCTGCGAGCGCTTCAAGCTCGCGATCCGCGCCGGGCACCTGCGCCCCGGCGATCGCGTGCCCGCCGTGCGCGGCCTCGCCACCGAGTTGAACACGGCGCGCGGCACGATCGAAACGGCCTACCGGATTCTCATCGACGAAGGCTATCTGCAGGTGCGCGGCGCGGCCGGCACCTATGTCTCGCCGTCGCTGCCGCAGGCGGCGCTGCGCGGCGCGGCGCGAGCTTCGCGCGCCAGCGCCGCCGCGCCGAAGGACAAGCCGGCCGCAGCCGATCCCGGCCGCCCGCCCGGCGAGCGCGGCAGCGAACCGCTGCCGCTGCAGCCGGGGCTGCCCGCACTCGACGCGTTCCCGCGCAAGGTCTGGAGCCGGCTGGTCGCCTACCGCCTGCGGCGCGCCGAAACGGCCTCGCTCGCCTATCCCGATCCGCGCGGCTATCTGCTGCTGCGCGAGAAGATCGCCACCTACCTCGGACTGTCGCGCGGCGTGGCATGCACGCCGGACCAGGTATTCGTGACGGGCGGCTATCGCGCCACGCTCGAACTGGTGCTGCGTGCGCTCGCCGCGCCGGGCGAGCGCATGTGGTTCGAGGATCCCGGCTATCTGCTCGCGCGGCGCTTTCTGGTCGATGCGGGCATGGAACTGGTGCCGGTGCCGGTGGATGCCGAGGGGCTGATGGTGGAACGCGGCGCGGCACTCGCCCCCGAGGCGCGCTTCGCGGTGGTGACGCCCTCGCACCAGAGCCCGCTCGGCGTCACGCTCTCGCTGTCACGCCGCATGGCGCTGCTGGACTGGGCCTCGCGCGCCGGCAGCTGGGTGATCGAGGACGACTACGATAGCGAGTTCCGCTACGCGGGCCGGCCGCTGCCCGCGCTGAAGAGCCTGGACCGGCACGACCGCGTGATCTATTGCGGCACCTTCAGCAAGGTAATGGTGCCGGGCCTGCGGCTCGCCTACGTGGTGGTGCCCGAGCGCGCCACCGCGCGCCTCCTGCGGATCTGCCAGACCATGAACGCCGCCTCGCCGTACCTGCTGCAGGCCGGCGTGGCCGACTTCATCGCGCAGGGCCATTTCGCGCGGCACCTGAAACGGATGCGCGCGCTGTATGCGGAGCGCCGCGGGCTGATGGTGGAGGCGCTGCGCGACGCGTTCGGCGCGCGGCTGCGCATCGACGTGCCGCCGGGCGGCATGCATCTCGCGATCGGCTTCGAAGGCGCTGCGGCGATCGACGATCTCGACTTCGCCGCGCGCGCGCGCGCGGCGGGGCTCGGCGTCAGCGCGCTGTCGGAGTGGTATGCGAACAGCCGCGCGAAGCAGACGCGGCGCGGTGCCGTGCTCGGCTTCGCCAACGTGATCGACCGCGAGGCCGCGCAGCGCTACGCGCGGGCGCTGCGGCAGGTCTACGACGCCTAG
- a CDS encoding PLP-dependent aminotransferase family protein gives MSKPLDLALDRSAALPLAEQIRLGIAAAIDRGVLAPGARLPSWLDLAAQLGVARGTVKAAYERLVDAQLVVASRPGGTRVAERPPRLAGPDAVPGAAPLPGPFWDFFPRAPTVFQNGVPASDCFPAALFARLRSRAARAEATAPAVYPDPRGEPALRRAIAAHLAIARGIECRPSQVFVTAGFSGARQFALSVLRAEGRRAWLEEPGFVPSRRALSLARIEPVPVPVDEDGIDVDYGLRHAPDAAFALLTPGQQAPLGPTLSLARRRRLLEWAGDTGASIIEDDYLGELQLRRRAAPALASLDTAGRVIHIGSFSKTISPALRLGFLVAPAPLAARFGEAAACFAPAPDVAVQLAAEAFMREGHYMRHLRRMKRVYAARGHALQTRLEALGYQVHPAGLAMLLRLPDGTRASDVEIALAAGREGLAPGPLSPWFAAAGGGASAGLLLGVATAGEARLADACARLDRVIRAHA, from the coding sequence ATGTCGAAGCCCCTGGACCTCGCGCTGGACCGTTCGGCCGCGCTGCCGCTTGCCGAGCAGATCCGGCTCGGCATCGCCGCCGCGATCGATCGCGGCGTGCTCGCGCCCGGCGCGCGCCTGCCGTCGTGGCTCGATCTCGCCGCACAGCTCGGCGTGGCGCGCGGCACCGTCAAGGCCGCCTACGAGCGGCTGGTGGATGCGCAGCTGGTGGTGGCGTCGCGCCCCGGCGGCACGCGCGTGGCCGAGCGGCCGCCGCGGCTCGCGGGGCCGGACGCCGTGCCGGGCGCGGCGCCACTGCCGGGGCCGTTCTGGGATTTCTTCCCGCGCGCGCCGACCGTGTTCCAGAACGGCGTGCCGGCTTCCGACTGCTTCCCCGCGGCGCTGTTCGCGCGGCTGCGTTCGCGCGCCGCGCGCGCGGAGGCGACGGCGCCCGCGGTCTATCCCGATCCGCGCGGCGAGCCGGCCCTGCGGCGCGCGATCGCCGCGCATCTGGCGATCGCGCGCGGCATCGAGTGCCGGCCGTCGCAGGTGTTCGTGACGGCCGGCTTCTCGGGCGCGCGCCAGTTCGCGTTGAGCGTGCTGCGCGCCGAGGGCCGGCGCGCCTGGCTCGAGGAGCCGGGCTTCGTGCCGAGCCGCCGCGCGCTGTCGCTGGCGCGCATCGAGCCGGTACCGGTGCCGGTCGACGAGGACGGCATCGACGTCGACTACGGCCTGCGGCACGCGCCCGATGCGGCGTTCGCGCTGCTCACGCCGGGCCAGCAGGCGCCGCTCGGCCCGACGCTGTCGCTGGCGCGGCGCCGCCGGCTGCTCGAATGGGCCGGCGACACGGGCGCCTCGATCATCGAGGACGACTATCTCGGCGAACTGCAACTGCGGCGCCGCGCGGCTCCGGCGCTGGCCTCGCTCGACACGGCGGGGCGCGTGATCCACATCGGCTCGTTCAGCAAGACCATCAGCCCGGCGCTGCGGCTCGGCTTCCTGGTGGCGCCGGCGCCGCTCGCGGCGCGCTTCGGCGAGGCCGCCGCGTGCTTCGCGCCGGCGCCCGACGTGGCCGTGCAGCTGGCCGCGGAGGCCTTCATGCGCGAGGGCCATTACATGCGCCATCTGCGCCGCATGAAGCGCGTGTATGCCGCGCGCGGCCATGCGCTGCAAACGCGCCTCGAAGCGCTCGGCTATCAGGTGCATCCGGCCGGGCTCGCGATGCTGCTGCGCCTGCCCGACGGCACGCGCGCCAGCGACGTCGAGATCGCGCTCGCGGCCGGCCGCGAGGGGCTCGCGCCCGGGCCGTTGTCGCCCTGGTTCGCCGCGGCGGGCGGCGGCGCGAGCGCGGGGCTGCTGCTCGGCGTGGCCACCGCCGGCGAAGCGCGGCTGGCCGACGCCTGCGCGCGGCTGGACCGGGTGATCCGCGCCCATGCCTGA
- a CDS encoding amidohydrolase family protein, with amino-acid sequence MKTTHPALPPLAEAGLSAAGAAWLAAGAPAVTGIDSHAHLFLSTLPLAAQRRHAPDYDATLDAYVAHLSAHGLSHGVLVQPSFLGTDNSWLAAVAGRYPRRFRGVAVVDPCLDEAALGALAASGIVGARLNLIGLPLPDLRAGPWPAFLARINALGWHLELHRGAADLPVLLDALLAQRCTVVVDHFGRPDPAAGARDAGFRHLLAQADGGRVWVKLSAAYRSAGADDGEALARVLASQLLAAFGTERLVWGSDWPHTQHRHLVDYAAAARALRRWVPDDAQRQAILTTSARELFRF; translated from the coding sequence ATGAAGACGACGCATCCGGCTTTGCCGCCGCTTGCCGAGGCCGGCCTGTCGGCCGCGGGCGCGGCCTGGCTCGCCGCCGGCGCGCCGGCCGTGACCGGCATCGACAGCCACGCCCACCTGTTCCTGAGCACGCTGCCGCTCGCCGCGCAGCGCCGCCATGCGCCCGACTACGACGCCACGCTCGACGCCTATGTCGCGCATCTGTCGGCGCATGGGCTTTCGCATGGCGTGCTGGTGCAGCCGAGCTTCCTCGGCACCGACAACAGCTGGCTCGCGGCCGTGGCAGGTCGGTATCCGCGGCGCTTTCGCGGCGTGGCCGTGGTCGATCCGTGCCTGGACGAGGCGGCGCTCGGCGCGCTGGCCGCGAGCGGCATCGTCGGCGCGCGGCTCAACCTGATCGGCCTGCCGCTGCCGGACCTGCGCGCCGGCCCGTGGCCTGCCTTCCTCGCGCGCATCAACGCGCTGGGCTGGCATCTCGAACTGCATCGCGGCGCGGCCGACCTGCCGGTGCTGCTCGACGCGCTGCTCGCGCAGCGCTGCACCGTGGTGGTCGATCATTTCGGGCGGCCGGACCCCGCGGCCGGCGCGCGCGATGCGGGCTTTCGCCATCTGCTCGCGCAGGCCGACGGCGGGCGCGTGTGGGTCAAGCTCTCGGCCGCCTATCGCAGCGCGGGCGCCGATGACGGCGAGGCGTTGGCGCGCGTGCTCGCGTCGCAACTGCTGGCGGCGTTCGGCACCGAACGGCTGGTATGGGGCAGTGATTGGCCGCATACGCAGCATCGGCATCTGGTCGACTACGCGGCGGCCGCGCGCGCGTTGCGGCGCTGGGTGCCGGACGACGCGCAACGGCAGGCGATCCTGACCACCTCCGCGCGCGAGCTGTTCCGCTTCTGA
- a CDS encoding MFS transporter, producing MRWYRDIPPAEKRTLRACFAGWAVDAADTQIFSLVIPTLLTVWGISKGQAGLIGGATLVAGALGGLLAGMLSDRVGRVRALQVTVLWFSLFTFLSAFAQNFEQLLALKALQGIGFGGEWTAGAVLLSETIDARHRGKAMGIVQSAWGFGWGAAVLLYTAMFSFVSQEWAWRLLFAVGVAPALLVLYLRRKVAEPPRERAAAREAGRPGVLATAAGIFAPAVLRTTVVGGLIGLGAHGGYYAVTTWLPTYLKTERHLSVLGTGGYLAVVIVAFIAGCFASAWLQDRIGRRRTVIVFAIGCTVMVNLYTRLPIGDTAMLILSFPLGLLSAGIPAALGALFNELYPQGVRGTGVGFCYNFGRIVSAGFPVLIGHMSSTMSLGTALGIDAGLAYGLVVVAALLLPETRGRRIAAPLPGGSRAGPQGASPATPVEPT from the coding sequence ATGCGCTGGTACCGGGACATCCCACCCGCCGAGAAACGCACGCTCCGGGCCTGCTTCGCGGGCTGGGCGGTGGACGCGGCCGATACGCAGATCTTTTCGCTGGTGATCCCGACGCTGCTGACGGTATGGGGCATCAGCAAGGGGCAGGCCGGCCTGATCGGCGGCGCCACGCTGGTGGCCGGCGCGCTGGGCGGGCTGCTGGCCGGCATGCTGTCGGATCGGGTGGGCCGCGTGCGCGCGCTGCAGGTCACCGTGCTCTGGTTTTCGCTGTTCACCTTCCTGAGCGCGTTCGCGCAGAACTTCGAGCAGTTGCTCGCGCTGAAGGCGCTGCAGGGCATCGGCTTCGGCGGCGAATGGACGGCCGGTGCGGTGCTGCTCAGCGAAACCATCGACGCGCGGCATCGCGGCAAGGCGATGGGCATCGTGCAGAGCGCCTGGGGCTTCGGCTGGGGCGCCGCGGTGCTGCTCTATACGGCGATGTTCTCGTTCGTCTCGCAGGAGTGGGCGTGGCGGCTGCTGTTCGCGGTGGGCGTGGCGCCCGCGCTGCTGGTGCTGTATCTGCGCCGCAAGGTGGCCGAGCCGCCGCGCGAGCGGGCCGCCGCGCGCGAGGCCGGGCGGCCCGGCGTGCTGGCGACGGCGGCCGGCATCTTCGCGCCGGCGGTGCTGCGCACGACGGTGGTGGGCGGGCTGATCGGGCTGGGCGCGCATGGCGGCTATTACGCGGTCACCACCTGGCTGCCGACCTACCTGAAGACCGAGCGCCATCTGTCGGTGCTCGGCACGGGCGGCTACCTGGCGGTGGTGATCGTCGCGTTCATCGCCGGCTGCTTCGCGAGCGCCTGGCTGCAGGACCGCATCGGCCGCCGCCGGACCGTGATCGTGTTCGCGATCGGCTGCACGGTGATGGTCAATCTCTACACGCGCCTGCCGATCGGTGACACCGCCATGCTGATCCTGAGCTTCCCGCTTGGGCTGCTTTCGGCCGGCATCCCGGCCGCGCTCGGCGCGCTGTTCAACGAACTCTATCCGCAGGGCGTGCGCGGCACCGGCGTGGGTTTTTGCTACAACTTCGGGCGCATCGTCTCGGCCGGCTTTCCGGTCCTGATCGGCCACATGAGCAGCACGATGTCGCTCGGCACCGCGCTTGGCATCGATGCCGGCCTGGCCTATGGGCTGGTCGTGGTCGCCGCGCTGCTGCTGCCCGAGACGCGCGGGCGCCGCATCGCCGCGCCGCTGCCCGGCGGCTCGCGCGCCGGCCCGCAAGGCGCGAGCCCCGCCACGCCGGTCGAACCCACCTGA
- a CDS encoding energy transducer TonB — protein MPALSGFAARAARRSAGAAALAVLAACAAGGTAAPPSAAREPEAPATPLSGAAPLTLEHAATDAFVAQYGIAPDSPKAAILAHWREKMRDDPDIRRLLGKPGPDALGRSIATRRAELFSEGSLRVSRADRSAFIALGTRVLDAAPADCGGLKSMSDVMLRYLSLAKLTEREVDDYFRITYESLKRTALNTPLATINAEQRSQGRQALSAAIDLQLQRDPAARRALATAADPDRAPADAWCRNLRTLQHAVMAMPQPQRDWLLISIQTDAIAQLHARDAAASAAPPPPAPGPLASPAYAERVRQRIAPLVTRRGTADRRVTLEIRSAPDGTLLSAVIVQPSGDADWDDAVLRAVRAASPLPPDVGGTTPAAFRLTVPAEQ, from the coding sequence ATGCCGGCTCTTTCCGGTTTTGCCGCGCGCGCCGCCCGCCGTAGCGCCGGCGCCGCCGCGCTCGCCGTGCTGGCCGCCTGCGCGGCCGGCGGCACCGCCGCACCGCCTTCGGCCGCGCGCGAGCCCGAGGCTCCGGCCACGCCGCTGTCCGGCGCGGCGCCGCTCACGCTCGAACACGCCGCCACCGATGCGTTCGTCGCGCAATACGGCATCGCTCCCGATTCGCCGAAGGCCGCGATCCTCGCGCACTGGCGCGAGAAGATGCGCGACGATCCCGACATCCGCCGCCTGCTCGGCAAGCCCGGGCCGGACGCGCTCGGCCGCTCGATCGCGACGCGGCGCGCCGAGCTGTTCAGCGAGGGCTCGCTGCGCGTCTCGCGTGCCGACCGCTCCGCCTTCATCGCGCTCGGCACGCGCGTGCTCGACGCCGCGCCCGCCGACTGCGGCGGCCTGAAGAGCATGAGCGACGTGATGCTGCGCTATCTGTCGCTCGCGAAGCTCACCGAGCGCGAGGTCGACGACTACTTCCGCATCACCTATGAATCGCTGAAGCGCACCGCGCTGAACACGCCGCTGGCCACCATCAACGCCGAGCAGCGCAGCCAGGGCAGGCAGGCGCTGTCGGCCGCGATCGACCTGCAGTTGCAGCGCGACCCGGCCGCGAGGCGCGCGCTCGCGACCGCCGCCGATCCGGACCGCGCACCCGCCGATGCCTGGTGCCGCAACCTGCGCACCCTGCAGCACGCCGTGATGGCGATGCCGCAGCCCCAGCGCGACTGGCTGCTCATTTCGATCCAGACCGACGCGATCGCGCAGTTGCATGCGCGCGACGCGGCGGCCTCGGCGGCCCCGCCGCCTCCCGCGCCCGGGCCGCTGGCCTCGCCCGCCTATGCCGAGCGCGTGCGGCAGCGCATTGCGCCGCTCGTCACGCGGCGCGGCACGGCGGACCGGCGCGTGACGCTGGAGATCCGCAGCGCGCCCGACGGCACGCTGCTGTCGGCCGTGATCGTGCAGCCGAGCGGCGACGCCGATTGGGACGACGCCGTGCTGCGCGCCGTGCGGGCGGCCTCGCCGCTGCCGCCCGATGTGGGCGGCACCACGCCGGCCGCGTTTCGGCTGACGGTTCCCGCCGAACAGTAA
- a CDS encoding lysozyme inhibitor LprI family protein, which translates to MKSSTDRAATLRALLLAALSALPLGALPAAARAASFDCTKAATPTEKRICADPRLSKQDDTLHQLYARVSGSPAWRDDQRAWRATRDACGDLVCLRNLYADRLVVLRHAGTPFRWDTRWQRVDASGHAGAQLDITQANAQRFLFSFDAVAGANSGALSETATFASPDLARYVGNAKMSTQGCTLTFRRVLNRLRVDQQGDAFTCGAGVGVYYSGDYVAAAKDPNATPTLLSLGVARTAAEDEALHRLLGKDYATMVASAGAVDTQADNLDGNGARVTSMFVQGIACDTKSVLMSDGHGRLWAAVWEAGAPPGPAAMRYYTNVAADKQRLPKTIAAANAQTCPGETVRVTMMP; encoded by the coding sequence ATGAAATCCTCGACCGACCGGGCCGCGACGCTCCGCGCGCTGCTGCTCGCCGCCCTCAGCGCCCTGCCCCTCGGCGCGCTGCCCGCCGCCGCCCGGGCCGCGAGCTTCGACTGCACGAAGGCGGCCACGCCGACCGAAAAACGCATCTGCGCCGATCCGCGGCTCTCGAAGCAGGACGACACGCTGCACCAGCTCTACGCGCGCGTGAGCGGCTCGCCCGCCTGGCGCGACGACCAGCGCGCCTGGCGGGCCACGCGCGACGCCTGCGGCGACCTGGTCTGCCTGCGAAACCTCTATGCCGACCGCCTCGTCGTGCTGCGCCACGCAGGCACGCCGTTTCGCTGGGACACGCGCTGGCAGCGCGTGGACGCGAGCGGCCATGCCGGCGCGCAGCTCGACATCACGCAGGCGAACGCGCAGCGCTTCCTGTTCAGCTTCGACGCCGTCGCGGGCGCGAATTCAGGCGCGCTGTCCGAGACGGCCACCTTCGCGTCGCCGGACCTGGCGCGCTATGTCGGCAACGCGAAGATGAGCACGCAGGGCTGCACGCTGACCTTCCGCCGCGTGCTCAACCGCCTGCGCGTGGATCAGCAGGGCGACGCGTTCACCTGCGGCGCCGGCGTGGGCGTCTACTACAGCGGCGATTACGTGGCTGCCGCGAAGGACCCGAACGCCACGCCGACGCTGCTCTCGCTCGGCGTGGCGCGCACCGCCGCCGAGGACGAGGCGCTGCACCGGCTGCTCGGCAAGGACTACGCGACGATGGTGGCCAGCGCCGGCGCCGTCGATACGCAGGCCGACAACCTCGACGGCAATGGCGCGCGCGTCACCTCGATGTTCGTGCAGGGCATCGCCTGCGATACCAAGTCGGTGCTGATGAGCGACGGCCACGGCCGCTTGTGGGCCGCCGTCTGGGAAGCGGGCGCGCCGCCCGGGCCGGCCGCGATGCGCTACTACACCAATGTCGCGGCCGACAAGCAGCGGCTGCCGAAGACCATCGCCGCGGCCAACGCGCAGACGTGTCCCGGCGAAACGGTCCGCGTGACGATGATGCCGTAG
- a CDS encoding cupin domain-containing protein, whose product MKPAHRYLPLLLAAAAVLSRPAMADSEAGAAGASVKPNFSHAIPSVPGKSLVAVEVSYPPNGASPPHRHDHSAFIYAYVVSGSVASQVEGQPERVYHAGESFYEMPGAHHVTSRNASATEPAKLLAVFVVDSDHRALTVNDSPEASK is encoded by the coding sequence ATGAAACCCGCGCATCGCTACCTGCCGCTGCTGCTGGCCGCCGCGGCGGTGCTGAGCCGCCCCGCCATGGCCGACAGCGAAGCCGGCGCCGCCGGCGCCAGCGTCAAGCCCAATTTCTCGCATGCGATCCCGTCCGTGCCGGGCAAGTCGCTGGTGGCGGTGGAGGTGTCGTATCCGCCGAACGGCGCCTCGCCGCCGCATCGCCACGATCACTCGGCGTTCATCTACGCCTATGTGGTGTCCGGCAGCGTGGCGAGCCAGGTGGAGGGGCAGCCCGAGCGCGTCTACCACGCGGGCGAATCGTTCTACGAAATGCCGGGCGCGCACCACGTGACGAGCCGCAACGCGAGCGCCACCGAGCCCGCGAAGCTGCTCGCGGTGTTCGTCGTCGACAGCGATCATCGCGCCCTGACCGTCAACGATTCACCGGAGGCATCGAAATGA
- a CDS encoding carboxymuconolactone decarboxylase family protein produces the protein MSERIHYQQAAPAGYKALVGVHAYVSQCGLDATLVDLVYLRVSLINGCAYCIDLHTRDLRKHGVAVEKIVLVPVWHEAKSLFSAREQAALAWAESVTRVAQTGVPDSDYQAAASVFGEKELADLTIAIGLMNSFNRLAISFRNVPAAALAAQG, from the coding sequence ATGAGCGAACGCATCCACTATCAACAGGCGGCGCCGGCCGGCTACAAGGCGCTCGTCGGCGTACACGCCTATGTCTCGCAGTGCGGGCTCGACGCCACGCTCGTCGATCTCGTCTACCTGCGCGTGAGCCTGATCAACGGCTGCGCCTATTGCATCGACCTGCACACGCGCGACCTGCGCAAGCACGGCGTGGCGGTCGAGAAGATCGTGCTGGTGCCCGTCTGGCACGAGGCGAAAAGCCTCTTCAGCGCGCGCGAGCAGGCCGCGCTGGCCTGGGCCGAATCGGTCACGCGCGTGGCGCAGACCGGGGTGCCGGACAGCGATTATCAGGCGGCCGCCAGCGTGTTCGGCGAGAAGGAGCTGGCCGACCTGACGATCGCCATCGGCCTCATGAACAGCTTCAACCGGCTGGCGATCAGCTTTCGCAACGTGCCGGCGGCGGCACTGGCGGCGCAGGGCTGA